A window of Cynocephalus volans isolate mCynVol1 chromosome 3, mCynVol1.pri, whole genome shotgun sequence genomic DNA:
tctctctccattcccgggtccgggacccaaccagaaattcctagcgctacGTATctttcaggcaccgggcttttgccctagagaagtggaggtctgagtgatgacccacacctcccttctctcctcctggttcgtacctgaacctgccgggactgacgtgacctactggggacgccctctaggatcccacctttcccaaccggccgaaggatctgtcctatcactaaatctctgtctgatttctgtctaaaattcccattaagagaccagaatgggcccTTCATCCTCCTCCCTagaggactctccacttcaatgccttctgaaaaacctcaccaacctccGGCTaggagacctctttaactactgccagcgcctaaaaaaatggaaggagatcccctacatcgaggcttttctcctcttggctcagaaccccaccctctgctcctcctgtgctccctctcaagtccttttagcctgtaaatcctcttcacagtcacccctcgatccttgcaccttcgaccctgctgatgaacccccaccctaccgatcTCATCCTCCCACAGTGCCTCCAGTGTCCGCTCCTCTTCCCCCATCATccacgtcaccttctgcacctccagcaccatccactcccccgtctttaccctcacctactcctgacccactaagcccccctttcacccgttcccgaggtcctccccccaccccttcaacAATCGTTCCAGtatgtgaggtagctggggctgaaggagtagttagggtccatgttcccttttccctagctgaccttacagaattagaaaaaagactaggctctttctctaccgacccttccacctacattaaagaattccaatggatcctgcaggcctacagcctcacacatcatgacatcttcatgctcctagccaataccctcctccctgaggaacgccgcagggtctgggatacagcccaaacccatgccactgacacccatcgtaccaatccagatcacccgccaggcccccaagcagtcccagaacaggaacctaattgggattataacacagcccagggaatccaggctcgagaccgttttgcctcttgcttaataactggcctcaaaaaatcggctcacaaggtcgtcaatttccaaaaaattcaagaaattgtccaaaaaaaggaggaaactccctccgagttcctcaatagattaactcaggcctttcaacaatacactaacttagaccccaactcagaagacggccggcatgtccttatgacctatttcctggcccaatcctaccccgacattaaaactaaacttaaaaaattagagcagggtcctgcaacccctcagaccgaaatcctgtcagtggccttcaaagtctttcataatcgagaggaggaaaaagaacgtcgaaaacaaaaggccgaccacgccaacttccagatgttggcccagcttatcaaacccctggggtgccctcccacagcctccacctctaagcctccacctggagcctgctttaaatgtggaaaagaagggcattgggcaaaggcttgccccacccccaggccacccaccactccttgtccaaaatgcaaaaagaagggacattggggatctgattgccccctcgcctgaaggggtgagggaccaactgccccacagtcccccaaaccatggacaccacctatggtgggcctcgctgaggaggactgaaggagccttgggcccttcccgaccatctctataacaaagcaggagcccagggtatccacagttgtggacggccacccagtacctttcctcctggacactggagccaccttttcggtcttaagggaatataaaggccccaccacctccagcagctctcctatagtcggggtaggaggtaaacaaatctttccccaaaaaacccctcttttaacctgctgccttcaaggcactcaatccgttttcttccattcctttctagtcatgccacaatgccccgtccccttgttgggtcagGACATTCTATCATGGCTTCAGGTCTCCATTaccttgcccctgtcctcttcctcttcccccatttccttcctcctagcgctagttcgagcccaagatcctactaatcccacccctccaaagaagtccttacccatcttaacgcaccctgttaaccccacagtttgggaaactgccagccctgctctggccagtgttcccctgtatgcgtaaaactaaaagacccttccaaatatatttgtcaggctcagtacccattaaccacaacagccctcctcgggttaagtcccatcattcaggacctattataaaaggggtatctccgtcccactcgcccCCCCTTCAATTCTCCCATACTCGGTGTAAAAAAACCTAATagcgcctttcgtctcgtccaagatctccgtcTTGTTAATGccactgtcattcccattcacccccttgtatcaaatccatacactcttctttccaaggtcccagcgacctctactcatttcttggttttggacttaaaggatgccttcttttccatacccctggaaaccggcACTTAGGACATTTTTGCCTTTACATGGACCAACCCCCATTCCCGCcactccgaacaactcacttggacggtcctgccacagggatttcgggatagccctcatattctcgggcagaccctagcacaggacctcaaatcttttcacttaaaccatccagagtccaccttattacaatatgtggacgatctccttctatgcagtccttcatgggaacaatcccaagctgacactgcccatttgcttaacttcctagcgggtaggggatatcgagtgtcccccgccaaagcccaaatctccttgccgtctgtaacctaccttggttttctcctctccccgggaaagaaggaaatcaccctggacaagaaacagcttcttactgacctgcccatccccaaaaccaaaacagaaatcctatctttcctgggtctagccagatatttcagagcatggatccccaatttctctttacTAGCctgacctctctataatatgagtaagggtcctcctgaagaacctttactctcctcacctcagcgcccttttctcaagcttcggcaggcccttctaatggcccctgcacttcatctccctgatctaactaaaccctttttcctctatgttcatgaaaatgtgggacaagctctaggcgtcctaggacagaattatggcccctcctttgcccctgtagcatacctatcaaaacagttggaccccactgtacaaggctgggcaccctgtctaagagccctagcagcggggcagttgctgcataaggaggcatccaaattaacatttggggcacctcttaccattctctcaccacatcaccttaaagacctccttacctataaggctctccactccttcccaccttccagaattctaaccctcctatcctcgtttctggaaaatcctgccctatccttcaatacctgcccacccctaaacccggctactctactgcctataccagattcccccaacacgcctttgcacagctgcgtagaaagccctCTTATgaaaaatctcctcctcatgcacaatctgccagcgtaccaatcctaacacccctctcaaacctgggccatacccctcccaccaggccagaggtctcacacccgcagccgactggcaagtcgattttacacacatgccttctgtccggcgcctcaaatacctcttggtgtttgttgataccttttcaggatgggtggaggcattcccaacatccaataaaaaggcctccaccgtagcccagactctcctttcccaaatcatcccatgGTTTGGGATGCCTATTTCCATTCAATCTGaaaatggacctgaatttaccgcccagatagtacaaaaactctcccagtcactctctctcccctggcacatACATTGCCCTTactgacctcaggcatctggaaaggtagaaagaaccaacagaaccttaaaagacatactaactaaattatctctggaattacAACTTGATTGGGTCCATCTTCCACTtctcgctctactcaaggccagagctctcccaaagaggccctccaatctttccccttttgaagtcatgtatggtaggcccctcctacccccggggatcacagcaactgaaggacccatatcacccaccatggccttacccttgctctcccaccttcgcaccgaattatggaagtaccaggactggctacttccagatccgtcactttccaaaaataacctttcactcagcccaggccaattagtattctacacttccccggaacccaaaacccccctaaccgctaagtgggaaggcccacgTCCTGtcatccttggccttctcctgttcttttcacttcacccagggagctttcaggcctcTTCCCATATATGGAAATTTGAGGCATTTGAGACCTACACTGAAAAACAAACCTGGATCAGTGGCTCTCTAGCTGGGACCGCAGATTGCCCCACCTCCAGTTGCTCTCAACCTGTAAACATCCCTCTCGCTATGTCCAAGTTAATCAAACAAGCCACCCGTCCCTACCTATGTTTTCTCTATGACCAAACCGCCGCCCACTGTAAATGGTGGCGGACACTTATGGAGGCTGTCCGTATTTGTCCTGCAAGATCCATGACCCACTCATTGGGGCAAGTGGCAGGTTGTCTACATTCAACAGCAGGCAATACTCCCTAACAATTTCCGATCCCTGGGACTCCAGATGGGCTACCAGGATCATTGCCTTCTTCTATTGCAATGGCTATGCATCTAATCCATGCGGAAATCTAGAAATTTCCCGCAAATACGTTCCTGTCCACAATCCAATATCTCATGTCTCCACAGACATCTCACATCAGAAAGAACAACTTTCCTCTGCCCTAGAacaatcctcttccttttctgctagttccccagggtcacccatttacacctggcaacaaatcatttctgaaacacttaTCTTTCTCAACCACACCTCACCGGCTCTCTCTCccgaaaattgttttctttgtgccTCTCTCATGCAACCGCTCCTGGCGGCCatccccttaaatgcttcccttcctctcaatgctacctcctccccaccaccagaacACCTTAACCTTCTGGGcgtccctctctgggagcccgACGACAAAGACAACAATACTCTGTTGCCCGGTCACTGTCTCATCGGAAGCTCTTCCCCCCTAACTTCTCCCCCCgtcttattgtaatcttaacacaaccattcataaCCACACCTACGCCCCACCAgcctctttcttctggtgcaatggaaccctctctacctccatcctgcctaatcttactgtcccatgccttcttgtcaccattgtccctcaactcactctgtactccaattcagaactgttctgaAGACAAAAAGGGccaccctcaagacaaaaaagggccgccttcctcccaatcatggtcggtatttccttaacaacatcagcagtcggagccggcctgtcagGAGCTCTCCCAAAGAGGCCCGACACAGAGACCGCCCACAAACTTAGGACACAGTTTGTGGGCGGTCAAAGACATatatgctaaacttgaaggggctctgacttccactgctGAATccctttcctctctacagagacagatcacctctttagctcaggtcaccctccaaaactgtagagcactagacctcctcaatgcagaaaatgaggtacttgcatcttccttagggaagaatgctgttattatatcaatgaatctggtctagtagaaacaaacatcatcaaacccACCAActtggcttccagcctacgaaccacatccagttctaaccccttttcctccttcatcttaaaccctatcctaacttggatttggcccatttggggacctctaatcattatcctcataacctgccttttcttgccctgcatcattaggtttcttcaaacccaagtgggaaaaatctctaatcaggcctttaaccagcttttgcttagaaactaccagcttctaggtaccaatgaaccccccgcctcatctcgtgagggcctcagccgatgctgaagagacaccatcttacagaggaaacgcattcctacacgccctcgccaccgtggcctggctgctccctccagtctccaactacaaaCAATGGAATCGGTGCGTATTcaacttgtggcttcaaggaacgtttatggacttttctccttttgaaattacttgtttctccaccctcctttgcggtttcataatgggtatttatgtaccttcctccctttgccccccccacaacgccccagttcagcaggaagtagctcgatgacttcaacgtcccctttcctaaaacaagaaaaagggaggaatgtagggacccaaatgccccaagggatcacaccctgatcacataagcccttctcggccacaccccatcatggcgctggttgcccttctcttcagtattctccttcccaccgacgcaaattacacaccaatcagctccccccaaaccccatgcggtatgctaagtagggattgtattttaaccaatcagctttccccttaaagccctatatatgtgtgtgtgtgtgctgcctaataaacgggctctctctggtggatcgtcaactggtgtcgactcgtcctttcaggggggagaggggggagggaggggggttttggtaatgggccgcaataatcaaccacattgtattttgacaaaataaaattaaggcaaaaaaaatgaaataagtcaaAGATAATTTGAGAGCTAATAtttacaattaattaattaattaattaattaattaattaaggcaggagtccatattttaaaaattaagttctcAAAGGTATGGAggcagggactggaccccccctcccagaACCTGgaacaccatgccagtgcctcggggcctgcccagggacgtaaggtatggagctggggaccagacatttcccacaaccaggcacaccaccagcagcaaggagcatgccaaaaacatcacctccatgagggtggcccaccacagccaccacaataaccatggctgctgtgatagctgctagacaccacaaccagcatgcagatggcccgccagccactggagtgcattgacaaaaggagagtcaccagcagagataaagaaaagaagaggatgtctttctccacaaagcccatttcagagtaaaagaagaagcatctgctctcttgggggacctgatcacacctctcagcattggacagatcatctaggcaacaaatcaacagagtaaccattattctttcagaaggagagaagaaatctagggtaattagagggggggagaggggaaaggaaaggggggtggggagagattggacaagagacataaagaacaattatgatttgtaacaatatatatgctagtaatattgatttgatcaacatgtctcTATGTTGAgcctcaaaaatatgtatgatcaattttgattcagtaaaaaattttttaaaaatgaagtgctTCAGCCACTTTTGCCCTGAGACCATTTGCTCCACTTGAATACTTAGTCTCGTATCTTACCTGGAGAATCCCTCTTTTTCCTTTAAGCCTAAAATCAGTTATAACCTTCTCTAGACATATAGCCGGACCAGTTTACTGTGGTATGTGTCTGTCCAGCAATGTCTGCCATAGAGCAGGTGCTCAACAGCATGTGTTGAATGAGAATAGAAATTGGATCACAGACAAGATTTAGGAAAAAGGATGTGACTTAGGGTTGGGACAATCTTcccagattctgcatttcttacCATGCCAGCAGGGCCTCATCGTGTGCTGTGGTCACCTTCAAGTAACTCCCACTCGAGTGACCAACTAAAGAGTTGCAGGGCAGGGTAGGCGGTTGAGCACAGAACCAGAGCTCACTGGAAACCACATCCCTGTACTGGCAGGTAGGTCCTTTTGCTCCAGTCGACTGAGGGTCAACGTTGCAAATCACAATCTCTGTAGCTCCACTGGGCCCCTGGAAATATCCCCTAAAATCAACTGTGGCCCTTTTCTCTCTCCAGATTCTCCGCAGAACCCCAACTGCCTCGCTGGAGTGGATCAGCCGCACTTCCACCTGGGCCTCCCCAGCCCAGAGCAGGGGGAAGGACAACAGGTATGTGCCATTCTCCAGATCCTGCACATCCCCAGGGACCCCTGCCTTCAAGTCTGGACCCAACAGCTGTGCTTGAAATAGATCCCCACTGTGGGTCTTGGGTCTGCCCCGGTGGTCCCTGGCCACAAGGACAGCCTCCCAGAACATAGCTAGCCTGGACAGGATCCCTCAGGTGGTAGGTGGAGGTCTGGGGACTGGTGGAGGCCAACAAGTCCCCCCTGTCTCCTGGGGTCAGAGGCCAGTACAGAATACGGGTCAGGTTGGTGAGTTCCTGGGGGAGAGAATCCAAGAGGGGGAGAGATTCCGTGGATTTGGAAGCAGATTTAGAGACAGGACGGGGTCCTGGAGGCCGATAGATGGTGCTTTCAGGCCAGGATGTCTTGAAATAGAATATCTGTGGGTAGAGAAGGAGGAATCTATCAGTGGTTAgtgtttctctcattttcttctgggaaGGAGATTTCCATTCACCAAACCTAGTCCCCTCTGCCAGGGGTACCCAGGAGTCTTGCTTGCCTGCATCATGCCATCTGTCACCCTTAAGCCTGGTATCTGAGTCACCACCACCTTTATTTGAAAGGAGTATCTCATGTTGTGAAGATGAAGTTGTGTCTCTGGTTTAGCTCAACCATCTCCTCTCAGCCTTCTTATTCCATCCACTACCAACCCCCAATGTGGCATTCTAAGTGTCCCCTCTTCTCCTGTTCCCTCTCTCCACAACTCCACCCCCACCGTCTCCACACCAATTTTCCAGTTGAGAGTCAGGGGTGGCTGAGACCTTTCTTTGATGCTCCTGAGGGTCATAGAAGAATGAGACGAGACC
This region includes:
- the LOC134372499 gene encoding LOW QUALITY PROTEIN: NXPE family member 3-like (The sequence of the model RefSeq protein was modified relative to this genomic sequence to represent the inferred CDS: inserted 2 bases in 1 codon; deleted 1 base in 1 codon); this translates as MVSSHSSMTLRSIKERSQPPLTLNWKIGVETIFYFKTSWPESTIYRPPGPRPVSKSASKSTESLPLLDSLPQELTNLTRILYWPLTPGDRGDLLASTSPQTSTYHLRDPVQASYVLGXAVLVARDHRGRPKTHSGDLFQAQLLGPDLKAGVPGDVQDLENGTYLLSFPLLWAGEAQVEVRLIHSSEAVGVLRRIWREKRATVDFRGYFQGPSGATEIVICNVDPQSTGAKGPTCQYRDVVSSELWFCAQPPTLPCNSLVGHSSGSYLKVTTAHDEALLAWNVTDKLLPHGISPIQIRRGDTENSILALSPRPPCHPGLPHFLPSGFCHQDMWHSLSCSGRSFPTVDSILGCLAGHIVHMMGDSTLRQWWEYLRDTVPSLKPVDLHVTYQTGPLMAVETSRGIVLHWRAHGWPLRSVHTPVASLHSVARELGGLAGGPHTVVVLGLGAHFTTFPPSIFVRRLAGIRAGVTALLAREPSTLVVIKLANTGYKSVYGSDWFTLQLNRLLRAAFADLRVAFVDAWEMTSSLAVPDNIHPGPLIIRNEVDLLLSFICPT